The genomic segment CGCCGCCCGGCTGGCCGCCTGGAACCCGGCTGCGTGATCCACAGCGGCCGCGGATCCGGCGAAACCTCCGGACAACTCCACGACACAATCGCAAGTTGGGACGCCGGCAGAGCGTGCGCCGGACCGGGAGCCGATTCGGCAACGCCGCTGCGGAGGGCTTCTGGGCCGTACAGGTGAGATGGTCGTCGACGACCATCGCGTCGTTGACCGTGGCGTCGGTCGTAACGACGTGGGTGATCAGATGCGGGAGCTGTGACTGTTGGGGGTTATAGCTCTCGCTGAAGTGGACTCCGCAGCCCACCCAGGCGGATCCGCGTTTCCTCGCGTACCGGGCATCGGGGTCATAGGTAGTGGCGATCAGCTGTCCAGCAGCCGGGCCAGGAGCGTGCTGGTGATCGCTCTGCGGTGGCGCAACAATCCCTGTCAGGTTGGCGCCGTCGTCATCGCGGAGAATCGGCGCCGGGCAGGCCGAAGTGTGATTCGGCCTGCCCGGGGTCATTGCCGTTCGGGGGTGTCGTGCGCGTCTCAGACGACCATCCACTGCTGGTTCGTGCCGGAGGTGCAGGTCGACTGGGCCAGGGCCGCGCCGTTGGCGGTCGACGCCCCGGCGACCTGGAGGCACTTGCCGCTGCCCACGTTGGTGAAGGTGACGTAGCCTCCGATCACCGCGGTCCTCGTCCACAGTTGGTGCGAGGCGCCGGTGCACGTCGACTGGACGGCCGTCGCGCCATCGGCGGTGGAGGCGCCGGAGATCTGCAGGCACTTGCCGCTGTTGACGTTGACGAGCTGGTAGTTGGAGCCGACTGCGGTGGGCACCCACTGCTGGTTGGCGCCGGAGTTGCAGTTGCCGGAGCTCACCGCCGCGCCGTCGGCCGTGCTCAGGGACCAGACGTCCGCGCACTTGGCGCTGTTGCGGTTCAGCAGGTGGTTGTTCGCGGCGCCGAGCGGACTGGCGATGACGGGCCAGCCGTTCGCGAAGGTCACCTGGCGGATGTCGAGGGTCTCGCGCCCGGAGTTGTCGCCGTCGTAGTAGTGGTAGGCGAGGAACTTGGACGAGCCGTCGTCATAGGCGTCGGCGCCGCCGGCGGCCACACGGGGATAGGCGCCGGTCAGGACGGTGGTTCCGCCGTTGGAAGCCATGTCCGTGCCGTTCTGGTCGAGGTACGGCCCTGTGATGCTGGTGGAGCGGCCGACCACGGTGTAGTAGGTGCTGTTGGTCCCGTTGCAGCAGGTGCCTTTGGAGCCGAGGAGGTAGTAGTAGCCGCCGTTGAGGATGATCGTCGGGTTCTCAATGTTGATGGCGATGCGCCAGAGGTTGTGGTCGGTGGTGGACAGCTTGCCGGTGGACTGGTCCAGGACGTGCATGTAGGTGCCGGAGCCGGTCCAGGAGCCCCAGGAGATGTACAGCCGGCCGTCCGGGCCCCAGTCGACGTTGGGGTCGATGGGGTAGTTGACGTCGGTGACCATGCCCTGGTCGGTCCAGGGGCCCTCGATGTTCGTGGCGGTGGCCAGGCCCATCACGGCGTAGTTCGAGCCCCAGCGGGAACCGGCGTAGTACAGGTGATACTTGCCGTTGAATTGCTTGATCTCCGGGGCCCAGATGTTCGGCGGGGTCGCACCGAGCTTCTCGGTGATCCAGGACGGGGTCGACTCCCAGATGTTCCCCACCTTCGTCCATCCGGATGCCGCGGTGCCGCCGCACGTCTTGCGGAGGGTGATGGCTCCGCTGGGGTTGAGCGAGTCGTTCTCGAACCCGGTGGAGAAG from the Streptomyces sp. NBC_00310 genome contains:
- a CDS encoding family 43 glycosylhydrolase codes for the protein MRVHSHPGPRPGTRARRGRPALAAVLVVFLTLLGLVTASPAQALSGDVRMHDPSVIKVGSCYYGFSTGFENDSLNPSGAITLRKTCGGTAASGWTKVGNIWESTPSWITEKLGATPPNIWAPEIKQFNGKYHLYYAGSRWGSNYAVMGLATATNIEGPWTDQGMVTDVNYPIDPNVDWGPDGRLYISWGSWTGSGTYMHVLDQSTGKLSTTDHNLWRIAINIENPTIILNGGYYYLLGSKGTCCNGTNSTYYTVVGRSTSITGPYLDQNGTDMASNGGTTVLTGAYPRVAAGGADAYDDGSSKFLAYHYYDGDNSGRETLDIRQVTFANGWPVIASPLGAANNHLLNRNSAKCADVWSLSTADGAAVSSGNCNSGANQQWVPTAVGSNYQLVNVNSGKCLQISGASTADGATAVQSTCTGASHQLWTRTAVIGGYVTFTNVGSGKCLQVAGASTANGAALAQSTCTSGTNQQWMVV